The genome window GTTTTTAAATCAGCCTAGTTGCTGCTAATAAATTATAATTGTGCGTTTTACAGGGACAAATCTATGAGTCATGTTGATCCAACATTAATCATTTTACTGGTCTTAGCCGGGTTAGGTATCATTAGTCATAATATGACAGTCACCCTTGCGATGCTATTTTTATTGGTGGTCAGAATAACACCATTAAATAATTATTTTCCATGGATTGAAAAATATGGCTTAACCATTGGGATACTTATCTTAACAATCGGTGTTATGGCGCCAATTGCGAGTGGTAAAATAACGGCTAATGAGGTATTAAGCTCATTTTTGAATTGGAAGTCGATTCTGGCAATTGTTATTGGGATCGCGGTTTCTTGGTTAGGTAGCCGAGGCGTCACATTAATGTCCCATCAACCGTCTACGGTAGCAGGCTTACTGGTTGGAACCGTCATTGGTGTTGCTTTATTCCGTGGTGTACCAGTGGGGCCCTTAATTGCTGCTGGGATTTTGTCACTATTAATTGGTAAATCATAGTATTACGATGGTGAAATTACTTCCTGTCATTATAGAACAACTGCATATAGTTGGTATGCGTCGTCTTATGGTTCTTTCTGGCGACTATGCATGGGTAGAACAACAACTCAAACAACTTCAAGTTGCTATTGATGGCGATTGGTTAACGATTTCATCAAACTTACCGCAAGGGGTTTCCCCTGAAAATGCACATCTATTATTGGGTCGTGAATTTTTACATGGCATTTTTGATGTACGTAAAGGGTTTCATAGTGAAGCACTAGCCATGCTTGCTGGCACATTAAAAGCAGGGAGCTTGTTAGTTTTATGTACGGCGCCTCAAAAAGAGTGGGCGACAAATACCGATCTAGACAGCTTGCGCTGGAATGAACAATTGGGGCTTATTTCGACACCGAATTTTGTACATCACTTGCAGCGAACTTTCCACACATCTCCCGATATTTTATTTTATAAACAAGGGAATGAGCCTGATTTTTCATTACTAAAAAACAAACCATTATGGCAAGCACCGACAGGCCAGCCAACAGAACAGCAGCAGCAAATAATTAGCCGATTATTAAGAGCGGAACATGGAATTTGGGGTTTGATAGCGCCGAGGGGCGCGGTAAATCGGCAATAGCAGGGATGTTAATACAGCATTTTGCAGGAGAGTGTTGGTGTTGTGCTCCTGCAAAAGTGGCGACGGAAGTCTTAAGCCGGCATGCAGGTAAAAAGATTAATTTTTGGTCCCCAGATAGCTTACTCGCATACTGCCGTAGCAATGAAAATATAACCGCAGATTGGCTGATCATCGATGAAGCTTCTGCAATCCCTAATTATATTTTACGAGAACTAGTGGGGTATTTCCCTCGAGTTTTATTAACCACGACAGTCGATGGCTATGAAGGAACAGGGCGTGGATTTACGCTAAAATTCTGTGCAAGTTTAGCCCATTTCACTTTACTGCAACTTGATAACCCAATGCGCTATGCGGCTAATGACCCCTTAGAATTATGGGTCAATGAGGCTTTATTGCTGCAAGAACCCGCCACTCAAACGGTTTTTGCTGGAAATATTGAATATAAAGCGTTAACCCAGGCATCTTTAGCGGAAAATAATGAGCAATTAAAAGCGTTTTATGGCTTATTGATGAGTGCACATTATCGAACGTCACCATTAGATTTACGACGACTATTGGATGCCCAACAGCAACATTTTATGGTGGCAAAAACTGAGTCTCATAATTGTGCTTATTTAGGTGCATTATGGATGGTAGATGAAGGACAGTTGACCGAATCATTGAGCTGGCAAATATGGGCTGGGCTTCGTCGACCAAGAGGAAATTTAGTTGTCCAATCTTTAGCAGCTCATAGTTATTTCCCTATTGCGGCACAATGGCTATCTCGCCGAGTGATGCGTATTGCCGTTGATGCGAACCACCGTAGGCGCCAAATTGGTTTAACGCTTTTAGAAAAACAGAAAGCAATTGCTACAGAGCAAGGGTTAGATTTTTTGTCTGTTAGTTTTGGATTAACACCAGACTTAGTCGCATTTTGGCAAAAAGCGGGCTTTCGGTTAATACGAATAGGTTCGCACAAAGAAGCGAGTAGTGGCTGTTTCACGGCAATGGCGATATTACCGCTATCAGATCGAGCAAGGCGACTTTGCCAGCAAGGGGAAATACAATTAAAACGCGATATTTATTGGCGAAATGATCTGTCTGAGTTTGCTTTAGAAACCAGTGAGCAGCAGCAATTAACCCCTGATGATTGGATAGAACTGATCGGTTTTAGTGAGTTTAAACGGCCTATTTCTGCGAGCCAAAGTGCGATTATGCGTTTATTAAGGGAAGAAACAGCCGGGCTTGCGCTGCTCAGACGGCACTTGCTGTCAGGCGAGCCTATCGCACAGATTTGTACGGATATTGGTATGACAGGGAAAAAGCAATGGTTACAACGAGTAAGAGAAGAGGTTGGTATGCAGGTAAAACAATACCAACCAGCGCTTTTAGCTGAAATAAAGCAAAAGGTTATTTCTTCTTGTCTTTAGGCCAATCGTCTTCATCATCCCAAAGGTGGTTATTATCTTGATGTGGGGGAATTTCTGGCTTGTCATCTAAAAACTTTTTGGGGTCCAATTTCATCATTTCTTTGACTGAATTCCAGATAATACCTACCAATAAGAGTAAAATTATCCACCAGTAGTCGGCTAACCATTGCATACATTACCTCTATGAAATTGGGTAAAAGCTAAATGTTGATTTTAAATTATTTAAAATTTATACCATTAGAGTACCATTTACACTTTATATGAAACTGTGTGTTTTTTCAGAGATAGCTACAGAAAATATACCTACAGAGCTTATTGTTTATTTAAATACCATGGCAAATGCACCAACAATGCCAAGCAAAATATCAGAGCCTGTAAGTGCGTAGATATTTTTAACCTCTTCACCGCGAATATTAGCAAAGCGTTCAAGCGCTTTTTCTGTTGAAACGGCTTCAATCTCTTCAAATTGCTTTTCATATCCGGCAGCAATTAGCTTTTGGGTCTCTTGCTCATTTGGTGTAACGATAGCAATTACCTTTCCGGCCTTCATAAAAAAAGAGTAATGATTCATGGGGCTTCCTAATAGTCTTAAGTTTAGGCTCCTGTCATTTTCTAAGGCTTTGCAAGTCAATGACTGGGGCTATTAGCGCTCTTTTCGTCGTAGAACAAGAGAATAATAATCGCATCAACAGGCAAAAGCGACTTTTCATTAAGCTTGTTTACCATTAGAGTATACCATTGATATTATTATGAGTTACCACAGATTTTATGCGGTTTTTACCATTTAATTTATTTATTCGGGAGGAGGGGTAATTTTGAAAAAATTGTTCCTCATTGTTATTGGATGGTTAGCCGTTGCGTTGGCTTTTGCTGGCGTCGTTCTTCCTGTTTTGCCTACCACACCTTTCTTATTATTGGCGGCATGGTGCTTTTCTCGTTCATCTCCACGTTTTCATCATTGGTTATTATATCGCTCTTGGTTTGGGGGGTATATTCGTCACTGGCAAAAGCATAAAGGGTTACCGAAAGGGGCAAAACCAAAAGCAATTATATTGATAGTTCTCACTTTTTCACTATCAATCTGGGTTGTTAGTTATTTATGGTTAAAAATTGGTTTATTGGCTCTGTTGTGTTGGCTGCTTATTTTTATGTATCGGCTTCCAGTTGTTGATGAACAAATTTCCAAACAAAATAAAGGAGCCCCATAAATGATGTCGCATCATCTATGGGGCATTGGCGCTATAGAAATTGCTTTGTTAGCTTAGAAATTATTCAGGAGCTCTAATATAGCGTTCGAATACATAATCTAAGTTAGTGCTTAACCAATTTTTCCCACGAATATCTTCTTGGTCAAGAACTTGCGTAATGACTTCTGGCGTTAACAGCTGTTCAGCTTCATGGGATAACGGCCAGTAACTAATATGCCAAGGTTCATAGGCAACCCCTGCATTTTTTGCCGTGAAGGGACGGTAAAAATCAAATGTCGCCATGTTATCCGTGAGCCAGTGGTTTAATTCAGCAAAATAGCCGCCAGTTTCATATTCCCAAGGCTCTAATTGTAAAGTTTGCCCTGCTGGGATCCGTAATGGGTCATAAACATCTATTTCGGTTCCCCAATGATGACGGCTTGCTCCGGGTAATGCAGACCAATGTAAAATAGCTTCACACAGCTC of Providencia rettgeri contains these proteins:
- a CDS encoding D-alanyl-D-alanine carboxypeptidase, which gives rise to MITIAMLTGRSTDHLVTLGGTHRLQFNATKAFLAMQQAAVKAGFKLQSASAFRDFSRQQLIWNEKFTGLRPVLDAQSQPLDITTLSEGELCEAILHWSALPGASRHHWGTEIDVYDPLRIPAGQTLQLEPWEYETGGYFAELNHWLTDNMATFDFYRPFTAKNAGVAYEPWHISYWPLSHEAEQLLTPEVITQVLDQEDIRGKNWLSTNLDYVFERYIRAPE
- the tmcA_1 gene encoding tRNA(Met) cytidine acetyltransferase TmcA; protein product: MVKLLPVIIEQLHIVGMRRLMVLSGDYAWVEQQLKQLQVAIDGDWLTISSNLPQGVSPENAHLLLGREFLHGIFDVRKGFHSEALAMLAGTLKAGSLLVLCTAPQKEWATNTDLDSLRWNEQLGLISTPNFVHHLQRTFHTSPDILFYKQGNEPDFSLLKNKPLWQAPTGQPTEQQQQIISRLLRAEHGIWGLIAPRGAVNRQ
- the ybaN gene encoding Inner membrane protein ybaN, which gives rise to MKKLFLIVIGWLAVALAFAGVVLPVLPTTPFLLLAAWCFSRSSPRFHHWLLYRSWFGGYIRHWQKHKGLPKGAKPKAIILIVLTFSLSIWVVSYLWLKIGLLALLCWLLIFMYRLPVVDEQISKQNKGAP
- the tmcA_2 gene encoding tRNA(Met) cytidine acetyltransferase TmcA: MGFDSAEGRGKSAIAGMLIQHFAGECWCCAPAKVATEVLSRHAGKKINFWSPDSLLAYCRSNENITADWLIIDEASAIPNYILRELVGYFPRVLLTTTVDGYEGTGRGFTLKFCASLAHFTLLQLDNPMRYAANDPLELWVNEALLLQEPATQTVFAGNIEYKALTQASLAENNEQLKAFYGLLMSAHYRTSPLDLRRLLDAQQQHFMVAKTESHNCAYLGALWMVDEGQLTESLSWQIWAGLRRPRGNLVVQSLAAHSYFPIAAQWLSRRVMRIAVDANHRRRQIGLTLLEKQKAIATEQGLDFLSVSFGLTPDLVAFWQKAGFRLIRIGSHKEASSGCFTAMAILPLSDRARRLCQQGEIQLKRDIYWRNDLSEFALETSEQQQLTPDDWIELIGFSEFKRPISASQSAIMRLLREETAGLALLRRHLLSGEPIAQICTDIGMTGKKQWLQRVREEVGMQVKQYQPALLAEIKQKVISSCL
- a CDS encoding Protein of uncharacterised function (DUF441); translated protein: MSHVDPTLIILLVLAGLGIISHNMTVTLAMLFLLVVRITPLNNYFPWIEKYGLTIGILILTIGVMAPIASGKITANEVLSSFLNWKSILAIVIGIAVSWLGSRGVTLMSHQPSTVAGLLVGTVIGVALFRGVPVGPLIAAGILSLLIGKS